The proteins below come from a single Miscanthus floridulus cultivar M001 chromosome 1, ASM1932011v1, whole genome shotgun sequence genomic window:
- the LOC136465000 gene encoding uncharacterized protein: MVARMMRWPRPPASRKFRARLVVRRAEGLPPPPPSPSPAPAPAPAAEPASPEREAPRAAVAAEVRWKGPRASALGSLRRAAVRRNRTREDAGASWEEEFESVVTLAAASQRDGAAFHPWELAFCVFSDINKCPKNKPSILGTASLNLADYALTAGETIEIILPLSVPGGAPEPAPSLHLTLSMVELRAFQEASDASQRPAATLPLSPSSGDSLPGGKDEVSVIKAGLRKVKILTDLVSTRRPKKTCQDEEGGEHKFCVNSDGAEYPCDTESLDDDLDDIVQEDEFGDSTIRKSFSYGSLQSVNYVGGLVYAHAKIDGEHEDWIYYSNRKSDVGFHVEKVLPSTTETGLLTAKRSILPWRKRKLSLRSLKAKGEPLLKKAYGEEGGDDIDYDRRLLTSSDESVSEGSRGEDGSANSMVSEFGDDNFVIGNWELKEIISRDGHMKLSSQVFFASIDQRSERAAGESACTALVAVIADWFQANQNMMPIQSQFDSLIREGSLEWRNLCENGTYRERFPDKHFDLETVLHAKIRPLTVSPSKSFIGFFQPEGDDEMSGFDFLNGAMSFDNIWDEIAQAAEFSSSESPNLYIVSWNDHFFLLKVEHDAYYIIDTLGERLHEGCNQAYILKFDNNTTIHKVPGEKKPSSPDSSGPLKDSSGSESSSTDQDSGNDTEEDMLVSKGKESCKEYIKSFLAAIPIRELQVDIKKGLMASTPLHHRLQIEFQYTQSSPKETASTTQLLTMAAPFEFSWPEPPPTMEVALTPAVSVV, translated from the exons ATGGTGGCGAGGATGATGCGGTGGCCGCGGCCGCCAGCGTCGCGCAAGTTCCGGGCGCGGCTGGTGGTGCGGCGGGCGGAGGGGCTGCCGCCTCCTCCGCCTTCGCCTtcgcctgcgcctgcgcctgcgccagCGGCGGAGCCGGCCTCGCCGGAGCGCGAGGCGCCGAGGGCCGCCGTCGCGGCGGAGGTGAGGTGGAAGGGGCCCAGGGCTTCCGCGCTCGGCTCGCTACGGCGTGCCGCGGTCAGGCGCAACCGCACGCGGGAGGACGCCGGCGCGTCGTGGGAGGAGGAATTCGAGAGCGTCGTCACCCTCGCGGCCGCGTCGCAGCGGGACGGCGCCGCGTTCCACCCGTGGGAGCTCGCCTTCTGCGTCTTCAGC GATATCAACAAATGCCCAAAGAATAAACCATCAATTCTGGGAACTGCTTCTCTCAATCTAGCAGATTATGCATTGACGGCTGGAGAGACGATTGAGATAATTCTCCCATTGTCTGTACCTGGTGGTGCACCTGAACCAGCCCCATCCCTTCAT CTCACTCTGAGTATGGTGGAACTAAGAGCTTTTCAAGAAGCATCTGATGCATCACAACGACCTGCTGCAACCTTGCCATTGTCCCCATCATCTGGTGATTCTCTTCCTGGAGGAAAAGATGAGGTTTCAGTTATTAAAGCAGGGCTGAGAAAGGTAAAAATTCTCACAGATCTGGTGTCGACACGAAGGCCTAAGAAGACTTGCCAAGATGAGGAAGGCGGCGAACACAAGTTCTGTGTTAACAGTGATGGTGCTGAATATCCATGTGATACTGAGTCTCTTGATGACGATCTGGATGACATAGTACAGGAAGATGAATTTGGAGATTCAACTATCAGGAAGTCTTTCAGTTATGGCTCTCTGCAGTCTGTCAACTACGTTGGTGGCCTAGTTtatgcccatgcaaagattgatGGGGAGCATGAGGACTGGATATATTATAGTAACCGAAAATCTGATGTTGGTTTCCATGTAGAGAAAGTGTTGCCATCAACCACAGAGACTGGGTTGCTAACTGCTAAACGCAGTATACTTCCTTGGAGAAAGAGGAAACTGAGTTTACGGTCACTGAAGGCTAAAGGTGAACCTCTGTTGAAAAAGGCATATGGGGAAGAGGGAGGTGATGATATTGACTATGATCGACGCTTGCTAACATCTTCTGATGAATCTGTTTCAGAG GGATCAAGAGGAGAAGATGGATCAGCAAACAGTATGGTGTCAGAATTTGGTGATGACAATTTTGTCATTGGAAATTGGGAGTTGAAGGAGATAATTAGCCGCGATGGCCATATGAAGCTTTCATCCCAGGTGTTCTTTGCATCAATAGACCAGAGAAGTGAGCGAGCAGCTGGGGAGAGCGCATGTACAGCACTTGTGGCTGTTATTGCAGACTGGTTCCAAGCAAATCAGAATATGATGCCTATCCAGTCACAGTTTGACAGCCTTATCCGTGAAGGATCACTGGAGTGGAGAAACCTTTGTGAGAACGGGACATATAGAGAGCGTTTTCCTGACAAGCACTTTGATCTTGAAACTGTCCTTCATGCCAAGATTCGCCCACTGACAGTTTCCCCCAGCAAATCTTTTATTGGATTCTTCCAGCCCGAAGGCGATGATGAAATGAGTGGTTTTGACTTTCTTAATGGTGCCATGTCATTTGACAACATCTGGGATGAGATTGCCCAGGCGGCAGAGTTTTCATCTAGTGAGAGCCCTAACTTATACATAGTAAGTTGGAATGACCACTTTTTTCTACTCAAGGTTGAGCATGATGCATATTACATTATCGATACCCTTGGAGAAAGGCTCCATGAAGGGTGCAACCAGGcatacattttgaagtttgaCAACAATACTACAATTCACAAGGTACCTGGGGAAAAGAAACCTTCTAGCCCTGACTCAAGTGGACCATTGAAGGATTCTTCAGGTTCTGAGAGCTCTTCAACTGACCAGGACAGTGGGAATGATACTGAAGAGGACATGCTTGTGTCAAAGGGCAAAGAATCATGTAAAGAATACATCAAGAGTTTCTTGGCAGCCATACCAATCCGGGAACTACAGGTGGACATCAAGAAAGGACTGATGGCATCAACCCCATTGCACCACCGCCTCCAAATTGAGTTCCAGTACACCCAGTCGTCCCCAAAAGAGACTGCATCAACCACTCAGCTTCTTACCATGGCTGCACCTTTTGAGTTCTCATGGCCTGAGCCACCACCAACTATGGAAGTTGCACTAACACCTGCCGTCTCTGTTGTATAG
- the LOC136470837 gene encoding LOW QUALITY PROTEIN: uncharacterized protein (The sequence of the model RefSeq protein was modified relative to this genomic sequence to represent the inferred CDS: inserted 2 bases in 1 codon), with product MRPMTNPPLLSPSPCPLLRRRLHLSRASRRRNPTAGPPPXPAAMSSDSTTAPDSVVADPSTLARKVADIRAAGHAKLQVIADFDGTLTRYWYDGARGQSSHGLLRQGNEEYDAKREALYQHYHPIEICPDIPLLEKAKFMEEWWEKTHGLLIEGGLTLEAITKSVSDAVIAFREGVVELFEYLEERDIPVLVFSAGLADIIEEVFRQKLHKSFKNIKTVSNRMVFNEEGRLVAFKGKTIHVLNKNEHALDMAAPVHGNLGEDPNGVIDDYSLVKKRTNVLLLGDHIGDLGMSDGLNYENRIAVGFLNANIEKSLKDYSSSFDIVYLNDAPMHGVVELVSELCP from the exons ATGCGGCCCATGACGAACCCGCCCCTGCTCTCACCGTCCCCGTGCcctctcctccgccgccgcctccacctctCGCGCGCCTCTCGCCGCCGGAACCCTACCGCCGGACCGCCACC CCCCGCTGCCATGTCCTCCGACTCCACCACCGCCCCCGACTCCGTCGTCGCCGACCCCAGTACTCTTGCCCGCAAGGTCGCAGACATCCGTGCCGCCGGACACGCTAAGCTCCAG GTAATCGCCGACTTTGATGGCACGCTCACGCGGTACTGGTACGACGGCGCCCGCGGGCAGA GTAGTCATGGGCTGCTTAGGCAAGGGAACGAGGAGTACGACGCCAAGAGGGAGGCGCTGTACCAGCACTACCACCCCATCGAGATTTGCCCCGACATTCCACTCCTGGAGAAGGCCAAGTTCATGGAAGAATG GTGGGAGAAGACTCATGGTCTCCTTATTGAAGGTGGTCTTACATTAGAAGCTATCACAAAATCTGTCTCTGATGCCGTAATTGCTTTCAGAGAGGGTGTGGTGGAGCTCTTTGAGTACTTGGAG GAGAGAGATATTCCAGTGCTGGTATTTTCTGCAGGACTTGCAGACATAATTGAAGAG GTCTTCCGGCAGAAACTACACAAATCATTCAAGAACAtcaagactgtctccaacaggatGGTGTTTAATGAAGAAGGCCGTCTTGTGGCATTTAAAG GGAAAACAATTCACGTTCTAAACAAAaatgagcatgccttggacatggCTGCTCCAGTGCATGGCAATCTGGGGGAGGATCCAAATGGagttattgatgactattcattggtgaagaaaaggaccAATGTGCTGCTACTTGGCGATCACATTGGGGACTTGGGGATGTCTGATGGTTTAAACTATGAAAACAGGATTGCTGTTGGATTCCT GAATGCCAACATCGAGAAATCTTTGAAGGATTACTCTAGCTCATTTGACATTGTATATCTG AATGATGCTCCAATGCATGGAGTTGTGGAACTTGTGTCTGAATTATGTCCATAA